AAGTTAATTGGAGTGAAGATTTAGTCAACAATATTCTTGAGTATCTATTCGAATATTTAAATAATGAACAAGCGCTATTCCAAGACCGAATTGACATATTTGGAACACAGATGCGGGCTAAAAACAGGTTTTTGAATTTGAGTAATTTAGTCGCTATTCTGTTAACACAAGCGATAATTTCTGATACTTACAATACGATTGGACAGGACTTCTTTATAAAAATAAAGACGGTATTTATTGAAACAGAAACACCTATGCTAGGGATAGAAACAATTGAAAAATTATTTAATAAAGACTATGAAAATGTCTTTGAGTTGCTTTCTGAGCAAATTATGTTGGGTTCATTGGAAGAACTTTTTCAAGCATTTATTGCCTTAGATATTATAATAATTTATAAAGAAAATTTCCCAAATAAATTAATAAATATTGAGAATGACTTATTTATTATATTCAAATCTTTAAAATACATGGATGTAAAAATTTGCTCGTCGATTTTTCTTTGTCTCATGCAAGTTATTGACAGAGACTTGTTTAGTAGGGGTGCATTCCCCGAAATCATTGTTCAAACGTTTGTCGAGTGTTATGATATTTATGAAATTGCAATAAAAAAAGTAAACAAGGATTGTCTCGATGCCATATATAATTTATCAAAATTAGCTAGATGTTATTACAATACATTAATTAATAATGGAATTAAAATATCAATGAAGATGGATTCTTTAATAGAACAAATGAAAAAGTCACCACTTAATGAAGTCAAAAATCAATGGGAGAATTACAGTTTAGCAAGAACTATCGATACTCTTTGATATTAAAGATAATTTTACTAAGAGTGAGCGGAGTCTTGAACGTATAGGGTTATGATTGGTTTTGAAAGATGTTGGGAGTTTCGGGAGGTGTTTAATTATTGGGTTTATCAGCATATGAGGACTTGGGTGAATTAAAATCGCCTAAAGAGATTATTGTAAATTCTTTATCAGAATTCATTGAATTGGTTACAAATGATAATTATAAGAACTCTTATTTTAGAGGAGAACCAGCGCCTTATGATTCAATAATTGCATCGGCATTTAGAACTGAGTATAAAGGATTTGGTAGTAATGAAGAATATCCATTTTTAAAAATGAAAGAGGAGTATCGTCGTGAAGTATGGAATAGTATCAATGAAGAAACAAAGAAAAATTTTCTAGGATTCTGTCAACATCATGGTTTACCAACGTATCTAATAGATTTTTCAAATTCTCCATTAGTGTCACTTTATTTTGCTTGTCAAAATGATAGAGACAATGATTCAGAGTACGGATACATTTATTTAATCAAAAATCGTTGTATGAATTTATTATATGAGACCGCCAAGTTAGCTCTTTATGTGAATAATTGGATTATCTTAAATAAATCGGACACAGATAGAAAGAGGAAACAAAATGTTTGATAATGACAAATTATTATTTTCTTCTAAAAATGAAGTTTCTCAGGTTATACAAATGTATAATGATTACTGCGAATTTTTAAATAATAATCAAAATGGTAAAGAAAAACAGCAATTTCAAAAAATTGCAAAGGTAATGAGAGAACGAATTAAAGAACGATATTTCAATCCAATTAATACATTTCTAAATTGTTGTAAAGATCATCCTGAACAATCTGGTTTCATTGTTATGGGAATTAATTGTATATTAATAGAATTATATTTTGAAATGAAGGAAGGGTTAGATAATTGTAACGAAAGTGGAAATAAAGTCAAAGATGCATACATCGAGATTTTGCATCTTATTGATCCAACAATAAGTGAAGAAATAGCGCTGATTTTCTATAAAAATATTCGTTGCAAAATTATTCATCAAGGTCAAACTGGTGCGCAAACAGCAATTACATTTGCACCTCAAATTGATAGTATAATAATTTTGAATGGGGAATACTATCTTTGTAATCCAAAAACATTATTCAATAAATTGACATGTTTATATGATGAATACTGGAGGCAACTATCTAAAGGTGAAAATATTAACCAAAAAAAGAATTTTATAAAAAAAATTAAGTATATCTTGTTTGGAAGGGAAGGCTAGATATATGAACGATTAACATAGCTTAATTATGTCAATAATTTCAAATGTGAATTGGCACCCTAAAGCAGTACGGACCGCTAGCTTTAGCAAATAATTATTTACTGGAGCCGTTTATACAAATTCGATAAAGTGAAATACTAAAGATCTATGGGATTGTGACTGGCGACTTTATAAAGAACGCCATCTGGTTGAATGCTCTTTCAAAAAAATCAAATATTTTCGAAGGGTTGCTACGCGATATGACAAGTTGGCGTCGTTATTTTATGTCTTTGGTTGCATTTTTGCTATTCTGACTTTTATCAAAATGACCAGCATTTCGATTTTTCAGACACACCCTAGCTTGCCGTATTTTGATAAAGTTTCAATACAAAAAATACTTGCACTACAATTTTATCTAATTATCTATTTTATCCATAATTTAAGAAGAAAACTGGCTATAATAAGTCGTTTTTAATTTTATCCATTATATTTTTGTCGATTTAAACCAGAATGATCAGCACGGTGGACAAAGTATCCCTAATTTTGAATATGCCATAGTGCCCGGGGTGAAAAAAACCTTTATCCGACTATATCGGGAGAATCTTTCTAAGGCGTTAACCCTATTGGCTGATTCAAAAAACGCCTTGGCGAAGGTCAAAACCATCAGTGAAGATATTGAAAAGAAACTAGGATTAACACCCGAGTTGACGCAACCAAAAAATTACCTTGAAGCAGAAGCTAAAAGCCTGGCGCTATGGATTTCCGATGCAACGATCATCAGCCGGGTTCAGAATTTTGCCATCGAAAATGCAAAACGAGAAATTGATCACAGTGTCTATCAGGCGATGGAGGCTTTTGTCCATAACTTAAACACGATGCACAGCCGGGCCGGAGCGCAAATCCCGTTTAGTTCCATCAACTATGGGATGAATACCTCTACCGAAGGCCGGTTGGTGATAAAAAATCTGCTGCTGGCCACCGAGGCCGGGTTGGGCAATGGCGAAACACCGATTTTTCCGATTCATATTTTTAAGGTCAAAGAAGGGGTGAATTACAATCCCTGGGACCCTAACTATGATTTGTTTAAATTAGCTTGCCGGGTTAGTACCAAACGTTTATTTCCCAATTTTTCTTTTCTGGACGCACCTTATAACCTGCGGTATTATAAAGCTGGCCATCCAGAAACCGAAATAGCCTATATGGGTTGTCGAACCTGGGTGATCGGAAATGTTCATGACAAAAATAGGGAGATTACCTATGGGAGAGGTAACCTGAGTTTCACCACCATTAATCTGCCTCGAATTGCCTTAACCAGTCAAGGCAATCAGGAACTATTTTTTAAAACGTTGGATAAAAAAATTGATCTGGTCATCGACCAACTATTGGAGCGGTTTGAAATTCAAGCCCACAAAAAGGTCAAAAATTTTCCTTTTCTGATGGGACAGGGAGTCTGGATTGATTCCGAGGAGCTCACCGCAGAAATGGAAATCCGGGAAGTGCTGAAACACGGAACCCTGAGCATGGGTTTTATCGGCTTGGCCGAATGTCTGACGGCATTAACCGGAAAACACCACGGCGAAGCAGAAGCTGTGCAGGCATTAGGTCTGGAAATCATTGGGCCATATGCGAACTCGAATGGACGAAACCAGCGAAAAATATGCGCTGAATTTTACTCTGTTAGGTACGCCGGCAGAAGGCACTGCCGGACGGTTTGTAAAACTTGATAAACAAGTATTTGGCGAAATCCCGGGAGTGACAGACCGGGAGTATTATACCAACAGTTTCCATATTCCCGTTTATTATCAAACCAGCGTCTACGAAAAGATCAGACTGGAAGCACCCTATCATGCGCTGACCAATGCCGGTCACATTACCTATGTGGAAATGGATGGCGATCCGCTCGATAATCTGGAAGCTTTTGAAAAAATTGTTCGAACGATGAAAGAACAAGGCATCGGTTATGGGGATTATATAAGGTAAAAAATATAATAAATACATTCTAATCCCTTAATGAAGCCATTGTAGATTTATTATATATAATTAAAAAATATAATAAAACTTAAAGACAAAATTTAGAAATACATATGAACTAGTATGTGTTTTTTTTGATGCGTCTAAGTAGATTTTAATTAAAATATTGCTCGTATTAATAGTTCAACTAATTGGCTTGGTAGATTATTTCAGATTAAAATTTGGTGTACAATCGGTTAAACTTGACATTGAAAGAACTTCTTTTCTCTGATGGTTTTGTCAGGATAAAGTGTAAATTGATTTGTACCGCTATATAATGAAAAATGGAAGATGGAAGATGTGAAAAATGAAGAGTGTCAATGAAATTAATAAAAAAAACAAAGATAGAATAAATAAAAAGATGAAAACTCGAAGAACTGATGAGTTTATAAAGTTTATCCCAGGGTTTGTAGTTGCTAGCGTTTTGTTGCTACCTCAAATTATTAGTCATGAAGAATCATTTTGGTCGGATGTTTTACCATTAGTTTTCTTGTTATTGACAGAGATTATTTATTGCTATTTTGTTGGACTTAATGAAAAATTCTATGAAAATCATAGAATAATCAAAAAGAACAAGCGTAAAGGAAGAGAAATTAATATAAAAGATTATGGAGTCACATTTATTGATGAATCAGTAGGAAGGGTTGCCGTTAAGAGTATAGTGGCAATTATTTTGCTTTTAGCAATTGCTATTATATGTTCAATCAAGCATATTTCATTATCTACCAGTGACACAGTTGCAATATTATCTATTTTTTTCACCACAATATTTTTTGAGTTGATATGGCAAGACGGAATTAGGAAAGGAATTAGTGATTTGCGCAATGTTTTAAAATATAAAAAAAATAAATCTGTCTTTTCAAATGTCATAGAATTATTAAAAAATGTAATTTTTGTAGGGCTTATTATTTTTTCTACGATTTATTCTATAAACGAAGCTATAACAGATTACATTTCATTGATTGAATTGTTCATATAGAAAGACAAAATAGAATGCTCAAAGATAATTTGGCAGAACTAAACCTGAGAAATATTAAATCCAGTAGTAAGACATAAAAAATATTGTTGAGAATACAAGGCCATTTTGACGAATGGTGGCTGATAAAGAAATGTTCTCATTAGGTTTTTTTGGGAGTGGAGAAAGCACGGGATCTATTGGCGTTGTGACAATCAACCTACCGCGTATTGCTTATCTGGCGAACAATGAAGCAGATTTTTATGAGCGACTTGATAAAATGATGGATATTTCAGCAAGAAGCCTGAAGATTAAGCGAAATGTGGTAACAAAGTTGCTTCATGAAGGTCTTTATCCCTATACCAAACGCTACTTAGGAAACTTCGATAGTCATTTTTCTACCATTGGATTGATTGGTATGAACGAGGCCACTCTAAACGCCAAGTGGTTGAGAAAAGATCTTTCGGATGTGAAAGCGCATGCATTTGCCAAAGATGTCCTAAACCATATGCGGGATCGCCTTTCTGATTACCAGGAAGAATACGGCGATCTGTATAATCTTGAGGCATCACCAGCAGAGAGTACGACTTACCGTCTTGCCAAGCATGATGTACAACAATATCCGGATATTATTACGGTTGCTAAAAATGAGGAGACCCCCTATTATACCAATTCTTCGCATTTGCCGGTAGGCTTTACAGATGATGTTTTTGAGGCGCTGGAAAATCAAGACGAACTACAGACCCTTTATACCTCTGGCACTGTCTTTCACGCCTTTTTGGGCGAAAAACTACCAAGCTGGAAAGCCGCCGCAACTTTAGTGAGAAAGATTGCAGAGAATTCAAAATTGCCGTATTATACGTTATCGCCAACATACTCGATTTGTAAAAATCATGGTTACATAAACGGTGAAAAATATGTTTGTGACCAGTGTGGAGAAGCTACTGAGGTTTACAGTCGGATTACAGGTTATTATCGACCGGTACAGAACTGGAACGAAGGTAAAACTCAGGAATTCAAGGACCGCAAACTTTACGATTTAGAGAAGAACAAAGGTTTGACCATTGATTCCAAGGATGACTGTCAGACAGACGAGAAGGCCACAGTTTCGGTGAATAATGTTGAGAAAACGGAGGATAGACTGTTGCTGTTTACCACAAAGACATGCCCAAACTGTAAAACCGCAAAGGTTTTTTTGAAGCAGGCAAACATCCCCTATGAGATTGTGGAAGTGGAAAATAATGCCGACGTTGTTTCAAAGTATGGCGTTAGAAGCGCCCCGACGCTGGTTGTTCAGCAAGGACCTGAATTCGCGCTCTATGTAAATGCTTCTAATATAAGAAGTTTTACGGAATTACACTAAGATTTGAAAGCTATGGTCATATTAATTATGAACCTATTGATAATAACTACTTCAAATATGAATGTTAAAATTTTCATTTAAAATAATATCTATGAAGATAATCTATATGGTTAAACGCACAGATAAGTCGAAGAAAGTGTGTTATTATACTTTCTCCGACTTATCTTTTATACTTTCGTTGATATAAAGATATTTGCCAATGTCGTATTATCAACTTCTTCTTTAAGTAACCAGAGCAATTTTTTTATCGTTCAACAGGTCAAAGACATTAATTTCAACAAAAATATATGTAAATTTCAACAAAGATTATAATAGTGTAAAATAATTTGTTATTATGAACATATTATTCTAGAATCATCTTATATTCTGATTTAAAATGTTAAAATCAGGAGAAACATTATGAAAATAAATAAATATTTAGTATTAAGAATTGTAGTAGCAATTATTTTCATATCTTTATTAATGATTCCAATATTTTGTAATGTAATTATCGGTAGAGAGGTTTTTATTTATTTAGTTTTAATTCCAATAATTTTAGAGATAGTTTATTTGTTTTTATTAAAAATAATAAAATATATGGAAAATAAAAATAAATAAAACGCAGGGAGAACTAATGCCATCAATATAGTGTTGGTGCTAAAAAAGGGCATTAAATTTCGATGATCACCGAAACAGCGGATTATCGACGTCAGAAAATCCTGGTTTCAAAATGAAATCAGGCTGAGTGAAATTGGTTAAAAAGGGGTAAATAAATGCTAGAACTAAACCGAATTGATGATGCTGATCCATTAATGCAATGGAATTAAGGTTCGGTTTGTTTAACCCGATAAGATCGGAAAAATGGAAACGAAATGTTGGGGGCAGGTTTGGTTTTATGATCAAATAAACGATAAAATGGAGGAAAACATGGAACATGGATATTGTTATGAGACTCAATTGGGGAAAATCGTTTTGACCGAAAATGGCAAGGCCATCACCCGATTGATTTTTAGCGAAGTATTGCCAGAAGGCGTTATTGATCAAGAAACGCCGCTGCTAAAAAAAGCCAGTCAGCAGCTGGATGAATATTTTTCCGGGCAGCGCCAAAGTTTCGATTTGCCGCTACAGCCGCAAGGCACCGATTTTCAGCAAAAAGTCTGGAAAGCCCTGCAAGATATTCCCTACGGAGAAGTTTGCAGTTACAAAGCGATCGCCCAGGCCATCGGCAATGAAAAAGCCTGCCGGGCAGTTGGCGGAGCTAATAACCGGAACCCGATTTCCATTATTATACCTTGTCATCGGGTGATTGGTGCCAATGGTGATTTGGTTGGTTACGGTGGTGGAATTGAATTGAAAAAGCAATTGCTGGCATTGGAAAAGAAATAAGTAAAAACATTGGCTTTTACCGATTATGGCAATGAATCACCCAGTCGGAGTCAAAAATGAAAACACAATTTTAAAGCATTTTTAACATAGATCTTCTTGTTGTTTATTATAATTTGAGATAAATTCATGCTTAAGCAGATTTATTTGTGAATGATTCATAGGAATAAAACAACGGAGGGCGATCATTGATGAAATTAAATAAAGAAGAAATATCCTGGATCTTGGTTGATTGTGGGAATTCAGCGTATTCGATGGCAGTTACGACAGCTTTGCTGCCAATCGTGTTCGGAATGTTTGAAAACGTCAAAAGTAGCATGGATTTGGGTTACTTTAATTCAATTGCAAGTATTTTTGTTGCGCTTTTAAGTCCTGTGTTAGGTACGATTGCAGACTATAAGGACAAGAAAAAACGTTTTTTTGTTTTCTTTACGCTGCTTGGAGTTCTTGCAACAATGTCCCTTGCTTTTGTATCTCCGTCAAGTGGACAGTGGCAGCTGTTAATTTTTTTCTTTGTTTTATCAGCAATCGGTTTTTCCGGGGCGAATATCTTCTATGATGCATTTATCGTTGATGTTGCCAGTAATGAACGGATGGATAAGGTTTCATCCCTAGGTTTTGCTTATGGATATATTGCCAGTGTTATTCCTTTTGGAATCAGCTTGGTCTTGATCTTTCTGATGGGCATGGATGAAGCGATCGGATATCAGATTGGATTTATCATCACAGCCCTTTGGTGGGGGCTTTTTACCATCCCGATGATTAAAGATGTAAAGCAGCGGCACTATATTGAACCGGAACCCCGGCCGATTACTAACAGTTTTAAACGGCTGGCCGATACCTTCAGGAATATTAAAAGTCATAAAATAGTTTTTGTTTTTCTAACGGCTTATTTTTTTTATATTGATGGCGTTGGTACCATCATCAAAATGGTGGTACCTTATGCTACTGAAATTTTGGGAACAGATTCGCTGAATACTTTTACGTTACTGGGAATTTTGTTGATTATACAACTGATTGCATTTCCCTGTGCGATTTTATATGGAAACCTGGCTAAAAAGTTTTCAGCCAAAATGATGATTATGGTTGGTATTTTTACTTATATTATTTCTTGTGTGGCGGCAATGTTTATTACTTCGGTCGGGCATGTTTTTATCCTTGGGGCA
This is a stretch of genomic DNA from Acetobacterium woodii DSM 1030. It encodes these proteins:
- a CDS encoding FRG domain-containing protein, with protein sequence MGLSAYEDLGELKSPKEIIVNSLSEFIELVTNDNYKNSYFRGEPAPYDSIIASAFRTEYKGFGSNEEYPFLKMKEEYRREVWNSINEETKKNFLGFCQHHGLPTYLIDFSNSPLVSLYFACQNDRDNDSEYGYIYLIKNRCMNLLYETAKLALYVNNWIILNKSDTDRKRKQNV
- a CDS encoding methylated-DNA--[protein]-cysteine S-methyltransferase; protein product: MEHGYCYETQLGKIVLTENGKAITRLIFSEVLPEGVIDQETPLLKKASQQLDEYFSGQRQSFDLPLQPQGTDFQQKVWKALQDIPYGEVCSYKAIAQAIGNEKACRAVGGANNRNPISIIIPCHRVIGANGDLVGYGGGIELKKQLLALEKK
- a CDS encoding MFS transporter translates to MKLNKEEISWILVDCGNSAYSMAVTTALLPIVFGMFENVKSSMDLGYFNSIASIFVALLSPVLGTIADYKDKKKRFFVFFTLLGVLATMSLAFVSPSSGQWQLLIFFFVLSAIGFSGANIFYDAFIVDVASNERMDKVSSLGFAYGYIASVIPFGISLVLIFLMGMDEAIGYQIGFIITALWWGLFTIPMIKDVKQRHYIEPEPRPITNSFKRLADTFRNIKSHKIVFVFLTAYFFYIDGVGTIIKMVVPYATEILGTDSLNTFTLLGILLIIQLIAFPCAILYGNLAKKFSAKMMIMVGIFTYIISCVAAMFITSVGHVFILGAMIGSAQGGIQALSRSYYAKIIPKEKSNEFFGFYNIFGKFSAIVGPAIMALTSTLTGNVRLSMLGIIPLFVIGLIIFMALPADQWRDSEVLE